The proteins below come from a single Oerskovia jenensis genomic window:
- a CDS encoding HdeD family acid-resistance protein, which translates to MDVRAQGLGARRERWWLMVRSRRRERAAVGVAEPPHAFKNVWWLPVVRGVLLVVLGLLLMIQPLEALETLRWVFGIFLVADAVLVAAQGLAHRKQVGWRWWLAQAVVDVLFGVAISFWPDLSATALYYVLVVWVLVLGVVAVVGAAGLVRNRDLGWPWMLTSGIVSALFGLLLVTRPVDAGDVLSLTVVVFGLYAFVAGAIHVVSGFGVRSVARELADLRAQAVAAGVVVTGGSVLGAGPSAPVVAEATAAPAPVPGEVQPSGPTAELAPGREVPGEVAGPGDGLVIEDGAAVSGGPVAGAGTGAGTEAGTERAVDARADDPVSADGPEPADDPDGVTWPREPGSGAGQGTPPR; encoded by the coding sequence ATGGACGTCCGCGCTCAGGGGCTCGGCGCACGACGCGAACGGTGGTGGCTCATGGTCCGGAGCAGGCGCAGGGAGCGGGCGGCCGTCGGGGTCGCCGAGCCTCCCCACGCGTTCAAGAACGTCTGGTGGCTCCCGGTGGTGCGCGGGGTGCTCCTGGTGGTCCTGGGGCTGCTGCTCATGATCCAGCCGCTCGAGGCGCTCGAGACGTTGCGCTGGGTGTTCGGGATCTTCCTCGTCGCGGACGCGGTCCTCGTCGCGGCCCAGGGCCTGGCCCACCGCAAGCAGGTGGGCTGGCGGTGGTGGCTCGCCCAGGCGGTCGTCGACGTGCTCTTCGGGGTCGCGATCTCGTTCTGGCCCGACCTCAGCGCGACGGCGCTCTACTACGTCCTGGTCGTGTGGGTCCTGGTCCTGGGGGTCGTGGCCGTCGTGGGGGCGGCGGGGCTCGTGCGCAACCGTGACCTGGGGTGGCCGTGGATGCTGACGTCCGGCATCGTGTCGGCGTTGTTCGGCCTGCTGCTCGTCACCCGACCGGTCGACGCGGGCGACGTCCTGAGCCTGACGGTCGTCGTGTTCGGCCTCTACGCGTTCGTCGCGGGGGCGATCCACGTGGTCTCGGGCTTCGGGGTGCGTTCGGTCGCGCGCGAGCTCGCCGACCTGCGTGCGCAGGCGGTCGCCGCGGGAGTGGTCGTCACGGGCGGGTCGGTCCTGGGTGCGGGGCCGTCGGCCCCGGTGGTCGCGGAGGCGACGGCGGCGCCCGCTCCGGTCCCGGGCGAGGTGCAACCCTCCGGCCCGACGGCGGAGCTCGCCCCGGGCAGGGAGGTCCCGGGCGAGGTGGCCGGGCCGGGAGACGGGCTCGTGATCGAGGACGGGGCTGCGGTGTCGGGTGGGCCCGTCGCCGGGGCCGGTACCGGTGCGGGCACCGAGGCCGGTACCGAGCGGGCGGTCGACGCACGGGCCGACGACCCGGTTTCCGCCGACGGTCCGGAACCTGCCGACGACCCGGACGGGGTGACCTGGCCGCGCGAGCCGGGCTCCGGCGCCGGGCAGGGGACGCCCCCTCGGTGA
- a CDS encoding ABC transporter substrate-binding protein, which yields MTTVSRKRLLAATAGIAVVTLTLTACGSGGNDDDGGGGASAGGALTIGTTDKVTTLDPAGSYDNGSFAVMNQVFPFLLNTPYGSPDVEPDIAESAEFTGPTEYTVKLKPGLKFANGNDLTSSDVKFTFDRQVAINDENGPASLLYNLASVAAPDDTTVVFTLTSPDDQVFPQILSSPAGPIVDEDVFAADALTPDADIVAGKAFAGQYSIAKYDFNNLISYEANPDYQGVLGKAATATVNTKYYADASNLKLDIQEGNIDVAFRSLSATDIDDLRGNDKVKVVDGPGGEIRYITFNFDSQPYGATADGADPAKALAVRQAVADLIDREAIASQVYKGTYTPLYSYVPAGLTGAVEPLKELYGDGQGGPDADKAKAALEAAGVTVPVVLDLQYSNDHYGPSSGEEYALIKDQLEESGLFTVNLQTTEWVQYAKDRTADVYPAYQLGWFPDYSDADNYLTPFFLQENFLANHYDDQEVNDLILQQAATPDPAARTALIEDIQNKVAEDLSTVPYLQGAQVAVVGTGVEGTEKTLDASFKFRYGALSKG from the coding sequence ATGACGACCGTTTCCAGGAAGCGGCTCCTCGCCGCAACGGCGGGCATCGCCGTCGTGACGCTCACGCTCACGGCGTGCGGCAGCGGCGGGAACGACGACGACGGGGGCGGCGGCGCGAGCGCCGGCGGCGCCCTGACCATCGGCACGACCGACAAGGTCACGACGCTCGACCCGGCCGGCTCCTACGACAACGGGTCCTTCGCGGTCATGAACCAGGTGTTCCCGTTCCTCCTGAACACCCCCTACGGCAGCCCCGACGTCGAGCCCGACATCGCGGAGTCCGCCGAGTTCACCGGCCCCACCGAGTACACCGTGAAGCTCAAGCCGGGCCTGAAGTTCGCCAACGGCAACGACCTCACGTCCTCCGACGTGAAGTTCACGTTCGACCGCCAGGTCGCGATCAACGACGAGAACGGGCCCGCCTCGCTGCTCTACAACCTGGCGAGCGTCGCCGCGCCCGACGACACGACCGTCGTCTTCACGCTCACGTCGCCCGACGACCAGGTGTTCCCGCAGATCCTGTCCAGCCCGGCCGGCCCCATCGTCGACGAGGACGTGTTCGCGGCCGACGCCCTGACGCCGGACGCCGACATCGTCGCGGGCAAGGCGTTCGCGGGCCAGTACTCGATCGCGAAGTACGACTTCAACAACCTCATCTCCTACGAGGCCAACCCCGACTACCAGGGCGTGCTCGGCAAGGCCGCGACTGCCACGGTCAACACCAAGTACTACGCCGACGCGTCGAACCTCAAGCTCGACATCCAGGAGGGCAACATCGACGTCGCCTTCCGCAGCCTGTCCGCGACCGACATCGACGACCTGCGGGGCAACGACAAGGTCAAGGTCGTCGACGGCCCCGGCGGAGAGATCCGCTACATCACGTTCAACTTCGACTCCCAGCCCTACGGTGCCACGGCCGACGGCGCGGACCCGGCCAAGGCCCTCGCCGTGCGCCAGGCGGTCGCGGACCTGATCGACCGCGAGGCCATCGCGAGCCAGGTCTACAAGGGCACCTACACGCCGCTGTACTCGTACGTCCCCGCGGGCCTGACCGGAGCGGTCGAGCCGCTCAAGGAGCTCTACGGCGACGGCCAGGGCGGACCTGACGCCGACAAGGCCAAGGCGGCCCTCGAGGCGGCCGGGGTCACGGTGCCCGTCGTGCTCGACCTGCAGTACAGCAACGACCACTACGGTCCGTCCTCCGGTGAGGAGTACGCGCTCATCAAGGACCAGCTCGAGGAGAGCGGCCTGTTCACGGTCAACCTGCAGACGACCGAGTGGGTCCAGTACGCCAAGGACCGCACGGCCGACGTGTACCCGGCGTACCAGCTCGGCTGGTTCCCGGACTACTCCGACGCCGACAACTACCTCACGCCGTTCTTCCTCCAGGAGAACTTCCTCGCGAACCACTACGACGACCAGGAGGTCAACGACCTGATCCTCCAGCAGGCCGCCACGCCCGACCCGGCGGCCCGCACGGCACTCATCGAGGACATCCAGAACAAGGTCGCCGAGGACCTCTCGACCGTCCCCTACCTCCAGGGCGCGCAGGTCGCCGTCGTGGGCACCGGTGTCGAGGGGACCGAGAAGACGCTCGACGCGTCCTTCAAGTTCCGTTACGGCGCGCTCTCGAAGGGCTGA
- a CDS encoding ABC transporter permease — MTTTTDQVTTADPPGTGTSRSTSPRKKTSGGGGLGRYVLVRFLLIIPTVFILVTTVFVVMRSTGDPITAALGGRLRADQLAERIHEAGYDRPIIVQYLEYLGGIVRGDFGTTISDNRPVSEVLATYGAATLELAVYALIIAFLVGVPLGLLAAHHRDRIPDAFLRVFAILCYATPVFFAGLLLKLVFSVGLGWFPVAGRASTGAELQMMALPDPSGFYVVDAIRTGDPAVLGDVLMHAVLPGVALGLLTAGVFLRLVRTNVIGTLATDYVDAARSRGVSEHRLVRTHAWRPALIPIITVMGMQIALLLAGAVLTETTFEWKGLGFMLAQYLQARDFVAVQGIVVLLAVIVAVTNFLVDVLAAFIDPRVRY, encoded by the coding sequence ATGACCACGACGACCGACCAGGTGACCACGGCCGACCCGCCGGGCACCGGGACCTCCCGCTCCACCTCCCCGCGGAAGAAGACGTCCGGAGGGGGTGGGCTGGGACGGTACGTCCTGGTCCGGTTCCTCCTCATCATCCCGACCGTCTTCATCCTCGTGACGACCGTGTTCGTCGTCATGCGCTCGACCGGCGACCCCATCACGGCCGCGCTCGGCGGGCGCCTGCGCGCCGACCAGCTCGCCGAGCGCATCCACGAGGCCGGCTACGACCGCCCGATCATCGTCCAGTACCTCGAGTACCTGGGCGGGATCGTGCGCGGCGACTTCGGCACCACGATCAGCGACAACCGTCCGGTGTCCGAGGTCCTCGCGACCTACGGCGCCGCGACGCTCGAGCTCGCGGTCTACGCCCTGATCATCGCGTTCCTGGTCGGCGTGCCTCTCGGGCTCCTCGCCGCGCACCACCGCGACCGGATCCCCGACGCGTTCCTGCGCGTCTTCGCGATCCTCTGCTACGCGACGCCCGTGTTCTTCGCGGGCCTGCTGCTCAAGCTCGTCTTCTCGGTGGGTCTCGGATGGTTCCCCGTCGCGGGGCGCGCGTCCACGGGAGCCGAGCTGCAGATGATGGCCCTGCCCGACCCGTCGGGCTTCTACGTCGTCGACGCGATCCGCACGGGCGACCCTGCTGTCCTGGGCGACGTGCTGATGCACGCGGTCCTGCCGGGCGTCGCCCTGGGCCTGCTGACGGCCGGGGTGTTCCTGCGCCTCGTGCGCACCAACGTCATCGGGACCCTCGCGACCGACTACGTCGACGCGGCACGCTCGCGCGGGGTGTCCGAGCACCGGCTGGTGCGCACGCACGCGTGGCGGCCCGCGCTCATCCCGATCATCACCGTCATGGGCATGCAGATCGCCCTCCTCCTGGCCGGGGCGGTCCTGACCGAGACGACGTTCGAGTGGAAGGGCCTCGGGTTCATGCTCGCGCAGTACCTCCAGGCCCGGGACTTCGTCGCGGTCCAGGGGATCGTCGTCCTGCTGGCCGTGATCGTCGCGGTCACGAACTTCCTCGTGGACGTCCTCGCGGCGTTCATCGACCCGAGGGTGAGGTACTGA
- a CDS encoding ABC transporter permease: MARRLSWGRLPVVHQLRQSVGLQRGMLVAGLVVTALFLLTALAAPWLAPYGFSQLRSGDVLFGAQQPPSAEHLLGTTVGGYDVLSRVIWGTRTAALVIVVAIAASIVIGVLLGLVSGYFGGWLDRVLVVVCDAVYAFPSLLLAILLAIVISGGQSDLWGGILAAAFSITVVFIPQYFRVIRAETVRIKAEAFIDSARVIGTPHRRIMGRHVLRNATRTLPLIVTLNASEAILTLAGLGFLGFGIEPTAAAEWGYDLNKSLSDVTSGIWWTALFPGLAIVLAVLGITLVGESLNDLADPRLRSRRAAAVGAGEVAETSVVPGGTLAAGPAGLGGLEGSGTLGDEGIEVRP; the protein is encoded by the coding sequence ATGGCACGCCGACTCTCCTGGGGCCGTCTGCCCGTGGTCCACCAGCTCCGTCAGAGCGTGGGCCTCCAGCGCGGGATGCTCGTCGCGGGCCTGGTCGTCACGGCGCTCTTCCTGCTCACGGCACTGGCCGCGCCGTGGCTCGCGCCGTACGGGTTCAGCCAGCTCCGCAGCGGCGACGTGCTGTTCGGGGCGCAGCAGCCGCCGTCGGCCGAGCACCTGCTCGGTACGACCGTCGGCGGGTACGACGTCCTGTCCCGGGTGATCTGGGGGACGCGCACCGCCGCTCTCGTGATCGTGGTCGCGATCGCGGCGTCGATCGTGATCGGTGTCCTGCTGGGCCTGGTCTCGGGGTACTTCGGGGGCTGGCTCGACCGCGTGCTCGTGGTCGTGTGCGACGCGGTCTACGCGTTCCCGTCGCTGCTCCTCGCGATCCTGCTCGCGATCGTCATCAGCGGCGGTCAGTCGGACCTGTGGGGCGGCATCCTCGCGGCCGCGTTCTCGATCACCGTGGTCTTCATCCCGCAGTACTTCCGCGTGATCCGCGCGGAGACCGTGCGGATCAAGGCCGAGGCGTTCATCGACTCGGCGCGCGTGATCGGCACGCCGCACCGCCGGATCATGGGGCGGCACGTGCTGCGCAACGCGACGCGCACGCTGCCGCTCATCGTGACGCTCAACGCGTCCGAGGCGATCCTCACGCTCGCGGGGCTCGGGTTCCTGGGCTTCGGCATCGAGCCGACGGCCGCGGCCGAGTGGGGCTACGACCTCAACAAGTCCCTGTCCGACGTCACGAGCGGCATCTGGTGGACCGCGCTCTTCCCGGGCCTCGCGATCGTGCTCGCGGTCCTGGGCATCACGCTCGTGGGCGAGAGCCTCAACGACCTCGCGGACCCGCGCCTGCGCAGCCGCCGGGCGGCCGCGGTCGGGGCGGGCGAGGTCGCGGAGACCTCGGTCGTGCCGGGCGGCACGCTCGCGGCCGGCCCCGCGGGGCTGGGCGGGTTGGAAGGTTCGGGGACGCTGGGCGACGAGGGAATCGAGGTGCGCCCGTGA
- a CDS encoding dipeptide ABC transporter ATP-binding protein, with the protein MPGSAPAQASRPTTSRTSGAVVTVRDLTVSFATDAGPILAVDGVDLEVAPGEVLAVVGESGSGKTVTAKTILGLLPETATARGAVVLANKAGTSESDVVALSRSQLRAVRGTDVAMVFQEPSAALNPVFTVGWQIVEGLRAHRRVRRAEGRRQAIDVLRRVGLPDPETAVDKYPHQFSGGQKQRVVIAMALALDPGLIVADEPTTALDVTVQAEILDLLRRCRDEFGTAIVLITHNMGVVADLADRVAVMYQGKVVEQADVRSLFEDPQAEYTRSLLEAVPRVGGGVVNAAARVQARADGWAEGAPVVVAQGLRIEYPGRFRKPAFVAVDGVDLSIRPGEVLGLVGESGSGKTTIGRAIGGLTPVTGGSLSVLGVEMRGARERDVRPVRPRIGFVFQDPASSFNPLLTIAECVAEPLVVHGRAADAGDARGRVDELLESVQLPRSYGDRYPHELSGGQRQRASLARALALDPELLVADEPTSALDVSVQARVLDLFAELQRDLGFACLFISHDLAVVDLLADRIAVLYRGLLVEEGTSAEVLGAPQHVYTKQLLASLPVPDPVLQAVRREELRALRA; encoded by the coding sequence GTGCCGGGTTCGGCACCCGCACAGGCTTCACGCCCGACGACGTCACGCACCTCGGGTGCGGTCGTCACCGTCCGGGACCTCACGGTCTCGTTCGCGACCGACGCCGGTCCGATCCTCGCGGTCGACGGGGTCGATCTCGAGGTTGCCCCGGGCGAGGTGCTCGCGGTCGTGGGCGAGAGCGGCAGCGGGAAGACCGTGACCGCCAAGACGATCCTCGGCCTGCTGCCGGAGACCGCGACGGCGAGGGGCGCCGTCGTGCTGGCGAACAAGGCGGGGACGAGCGAGTCCGACGTCGTCGCGCTGAGCCGGTCCCAGCTGCGGGCCGTGCGCGGCACGGACGTCGCGATGGTCTTCCAGGAGCCGTCGGCCGCGCTCAACCCGGTCTTCACCGTGGGGTGGCAGATCGTCGAGGGGTTGCGCGCGCACCGGCGCGTGCGGCGCGCGGAAGGTCGCCGACAGGCGATCGACGTGCTGCGCCGGGTCGGCCTCCCCGACCCCGAGACGGCGGTGGACAAGTACCCGCACCAGTTCTCGGGCGGGCAGAAGCAGCGCGTCGTGATCGCGATGGCGCTCGCGCTCGACCCCGGGCTGATCGTCGCCGACGAGCCGACGACCGCGCTCGACGTGACCGTGCAGGCCGAGATCCTCGACCTGCTGCGGCGCTGCCGCGACGAGTTCGGGACCGCGATCGTGCTCATCACGCACAACATGGGCGTCGTCGCGGACCTCGCGGACCGTGTGGCCGTGATGTACCAGGGCAAGGTCGTCGAGCAGGCGGACGTCCGGTCGCTGTTCGAGGACCCGCAGGCCGAGTACACGCGGTCCTTGCTCGAGGCCGTGCCGCGCGTGGGCGGCGGGGTGGTCAACGCCGCCGCGCGGGTCCAGGCGCGCGCCGACGGCTGGGCCGAGGGTGCGCCCGTGGTCGTGGCTCAGGGACTGCGGATCGAGTACCCGGGCCGCTTCCGCAAGCCCGCGTTCGTCGCCGTCGACGGCGTGGACCTGTCGATCCGGCCGGGCGAGGTGCTGGGGCTCGTGGGGGAGTCGGGCTCGGGCAAGACGACCATCGGCCGGGCCATCGGCGGGCTCACGCCCGTGACGGGCGGGTCGCTGTCGGTGCTGGGCGTCGAGATGCGAGGAGCGCGTGAGCGCGACGTGCGGCCCGTGCGGCCGCGCATCGGGTTCGTCTTCCAGGACCCCGCGTCGAGCTTCAACCCGCTGCTCACGATCGCCGAGTGCGTGGCCGAGCCGCTCGTGGTGCACGGGCGGGCCGCCGACGCGGGCGACGCGCGCGGACGGGTCGACGAGCTGCTCGAGTCGGTCCAGCTCCCGCGCTCGTACGGCGACCGGTACCCGCACGAGCTGAGCGGCGGGCAGCGCCAGCGCGCGAGCCTGGCCCGGGCGCTCGCGCTCGACCCCGAGCTCCTGGTCGCGGACGAGCCCACGTCGGCGCTCGACGTGTCCGTCCAGGCGCGCGTGCTCGACCTGTTCGCCGAGCTCCAGCGCGACCTCGGGTTCGCGTGCCTGTTCATCAGCCACGACCTCGCGGTCGTGGACCTGCTCGCCGACCGGATCGCGGTGCTCTACCGGGGCCTGCTCGTCGAGGAGGGCACGTCGGCCGAGGTGCTGGGCGCGCCGCAGCACGTGTACACCAAGCAGCTCCTGGCGTCGCTGCCCGTGCCGGACCCGGTGCTCCAGGCCGTGCGCCGGGAGGAGCTCCGGGCGCTGCGCGCCTGA
- a CDS encoding CPBP family intramembrane glutamic endopeptidase, which translates to MGAEIWILLGLSLGRSGVYAIVNIVARLTEGTPLAEQSTSLNNSQSPRPYLDLTYQILSIGFALIPVALALYLLSARGRSVTRAIGLDGSRPWRDTGWGFALAAVIGIPGLGLYVAGRALGITVEVNPANLADYWWTVPILILAALQNGLLEEVIAVAYLFERTKDLGWGRVKFVVWSSLLRGSYHLYQGIGPFIGNVVMGVVFSWFYTSRWGRHRVVPLVIAHTILDVVAFVGYALLPREWLEALGVG; encoded by the coding sequence ATCGGGGCCGAGATCTGGATCCTGCTGGGCCTGAGCCTCGGCCGGTCGGGCGTGTACGCGATCGTCAACATCGTCGCGCGCCTGACCGAGGGCACCCCGCTCGCCGAGCAGAGCACGAGCCTCAACAACTCCCAGTCGCCCCGCCCGTACCTCGACCTGACGTACCAGATCCTCAGCATCGGCTTCGCGCTCATCCCGGTCGCGCTCGCGCTCTACCTGCTCTCGGCGCGCGGCCGGTCGGTCACGCGGGCCATCGGGCTCGACGGCAGCCGCCCGTGGCGCGACACCGGGTGGGGGTTCGCGCTCGCCGCGGTCATCGGCATCCCGGGCCTGGGGCTGTACGTCGCCGGGCGCGCCCTGGGGATCACGGTCGAGGTCAACCCCGCCAACCTCGCCGACTACTGGTGGACCGTCCCGATCCTGATCCTCGCGGCGCTCCAGAACGGCCTGCTCGAAGAGGTGATCGCGGTCGCGTACCTGTTCGAGCGCACCAAGGACCTGGGCTGGGGGCGCGTGAAGTTCGTCGTGTGGAGCTCGCTCCTGCGCGGCTCCTACCACCTGTACCAGGGCATCGGCCCGTTCATCGGGAACGTGGTCATGGGTGTCGTGTTCTCGTGGTTCTACACGAGCAGGTGGGGGCGGCACCGGGTCGTGCCGCTCGTGATCGCCCACACGATCCTCGACGTGGTCGCGTTCGTGGGCTACGCGCTGCTGCCGCGCGAGTGGCTCGAGGCGCTGGGCGTCGGCTAG
- a CDS encoding transcriptional regulator, with product MPDVELDPVIHAQARLRVVATLSALGAGDQIAFPKLQKLLDMTAGNLSTHLRKLEDAEYVTVTKTHEGRTPATYISLTPRGRRAFEVYTESLTMLLRGAGS from the coding sequence GTGCCTGACGTCGAGCTCGACCCGGTCATCCACGCCCAGGCGCGACTGCGCGTCGTCGCGACCCTCTCCGCCCTGGGCGCGGGCGACCAGATCGCGTTCCCCAAGCTCCAGAAGCTCCTCGACATGACCGCGGGCAACCTCTCGACGCACCTGCGCAAGCTCGAGGACGCCGAGTACGTGACCGTGACCAAGACCCACGAGGGCCGCACCCCGGCCACCTACATCAGCCTCACTCCCCGCGGGCGCCGTGCCTTCGAGGTCTACACCGAGTCCCTGACCATGCTCCTGAGAGGAGCCGGATCGTGA
- a CDS encoding ABC transporter ATP-binding protein, with product MTRRFGDVVALDDVTLEVGAGELVGLLGPNGAGKSTLLSLVSGQRKPDSGVVRLFGGDPRDAPSRQGLGLTPQETGLPATLKVREVVDFVGKHYANPVPTGQLLEQFGLSDLAGRQTGAMSGGQKRRLAVALSLVGRPRVVLLDEPTTGLDVSARQALWAAIREYHANGGTVLLTSHYLEEVQALAQRVVVIDRGVVKADDTLDAILRRVGLRRVVVRSAADLGADLPGVVRSERTADTGSAGDTGAARAGASGTWRYELYTADADELVRTLVTSGLPFHGLEIRGASLEEAFEQMVSHATTTDHGEAGTPTGATPSGIPDHQTSEEESAR from the coding sequence GTGACCCGCCGCTTCGGCGACGTCGTCGCGCTCGACGACGTGACGCTCGAGGTCGGGGCCGGCGAGCTCGTCGGCCTCCTGGGCCCCAACGGCGCCGGGAAGTCGACGCTGCTCTCGCTCGTGAGCGGGCAGCGCAAGCCCGACTCCGGTGTCGTCCGCCTGTTCGGCGGTGACCCGCGCGACGCCCCGTCCCGACAAGGGCTGGGACTCACGCCGCAGGAGACCGGCCTGCCCGCGACGCTCAAGGTGCGCGAGGTCGTCGACTTCGTCGGCAAGCACTACGCGAACCCCGTGCCCACGGGGCAGCTGCTCGAGCAGTTCGGGCTGTCCGACCTCGCCGGGCGCCAGACCGGGGCCATGTCCGGCGGCCAGAAGCGACGCCTCGCGGTCGCGCTCTCGCTCGTGGGTCGACCGCGCGTCGTGCTGCTCGACGAGCCCACGACCGGGCTCGACGTGAGCGCACGCCAGGCGCTGTGGGCCGCGATCCGCGAGTACCACGCGAACGGCGGCACCGTGCTGCTCACGAGCCACTACCTCGAGGAGGTGCAGGCGCTCGCGCAGCGCGTCGTCGTGATCGACCGGGGGGTGGTCAAGGCCGACGACACGCTCGACGCGATCCTGCGTCGCGTCGGGCTGCGCCGCGTGGTCGTGCGCAGCGCGGCCGACCTGGGGGCCGACCTGCCGGGCGTGGTGCGGTCGGAGCGGACCGCCGACACCGGGAGCGCGGGCGACACGGGCGCGGCCCGGGCCGGGGCGTCCGGCACCTGGCGCTACGAGCTGTACACGGCCGACGCCGACGAGCTGGTCCGCACGCTCGTGACCTCGGGCCTGCCGTTCCACGGGCTGGAGATCCGGGGCGCGAGCCTGGAAGAGGCGTTCGAGCAGATGGTCTCGCACGCCACGACCACCGACCACGGCGAGGCCGGGACCCCGACGGGCGCGACGCCGTCGGGCATCCCGGACCACCAGACCTCCGAGGAGGAGAGCGCGCGATGA